In one Streptomyces sp. NBC_01288 genomic region, the following are encoded:
- the fasR gene encoding fatty acid biosynthesis transcriptional regulator FasR, whose translation MPEPETSRPAGPLPRAHSHPATLKRLEQSSGSLAAQAIARMDETLPWYRAMPPENRSWIGLVAQAGIAAFTEWFRHPDAPQAISTDVFGTAPRELTRAITLRQTVEMVRTTIEVMESAIDEVAAPGDESVLREALLVYAREIAFATAQVYAQAAEARGAWDARLESLVVNAVLSGEADEGAVSRAAALGWNSPEHVCVVLGTAPDGDSELTVEAIRRAARHAKLQVLTGVLGDRLVVIAGGSDNPLAVAKSLIGPYAAGPVVAGPIVPDLLAATRSAQAAAAGLKACSAWQDAPRPVLADDLLPERAMAGDPGARDQLVEEIYRPLEEAGSALLETLSVYLEQASSLEGAARMLFVHPNTVRYRLRRVTDVTGWSPSDVRSAFTLRIALILGRLADGDPQN comes from the coding sequence GTGCCCGAACCCGAAACCAGCAGACCCGCAGGCCCACTGCCCCGTGCCCACTCGCACCCGGCGACTCTGAAGCGGCTGGAGCAGTCGTCCGGGAGTCTTGCCGCCCAGGCCATCGCGCGCATGGACGAGACGCTGCCGTGGTACCGGGCGATGCCACCGGAGAACCGTTCCTGGATCGGGCTGGTCGCGCAGGCCGGTATCGCCGCGTTCACCGAGTGGTTCCGGCACCCGGACGCGCCGCAGGCCATCTCCACCGATGTGTTCGGGACCGCTCCGCGTGAGCTGACCCGGGCCATCACCCTCCGGCAGACCGTCGAGATGGTGCGCACCACCATCGAGGTCATGGAGTCCGCCATCGACGAGGTCGCCGCCCCCGGCGACGAGTCCGTGCTGCGCGAGGCGCTTCTCGTGTACGCCCGGGAGATCGCCTTCGCGACCGCCCAGGTGTACGCGCAGGCCGCCGAGGCGCGCGGCGCGTGGGACGCCCGGCTGGAGTCGCTGGTCGTGAACGCCGTGCTGAGCGGGGAAGCCGACGAGGGGGCCGTCAGCCGGGCCGCCGCCCTCGGGTGGAACTCGCCCGAGCATGTGTGTGTCGTCCTCGGGACAGCGCCCGACGGCGACAGTGAACTGACCGTCGAAGCCATTCGGCGGGCCGCGCGGCACGCCAAGCTCCAGGTGCTCACCGGGGTGCTCGGGGACCGGCTCGTCGTCATCGCCGGCGGTAGCGACAATCCGCTCGCCGTGGCCAAGTCGCTGATCGGGCCTTATGCGGCCGGCCCCGTCGTGGCCGGGCCCATCGTGCCCGATCTGCTCGCCGCCACCCGGTCCGCGCAGGCCGCCGCCGCCGGGCTCAAGGCGTGCTCCGCCTGGCAGGACGCCCCGCGCCCGGTACTGGCGGACGACCTGCTTCCGGAACGCGCGATGGCCGGTGACCCCGGCGCCCGGGACCAGTTGGTGGAGGAGATCTACAGACCGCTGGAGGAGGCCGGGTCCGCGCTCCTGGAGACGCTCAGTGTCTATCTGGAACAGGCGAGCAGCCTCGAAGGTGCCGCGCGGATGCTGTTCGTCCATCCCAACACCGTGCGCTACCGGCTTCGACGTGTGACTGACGTCACCGGCTGGTCGCCGTCGGATGTACGGTCGGCGTTCACGCTGCGGATCGCGCTGATCCTGGGACGTCTGGCCGATGGAGATCCCCAGAACTAG
- a CDS encoding MerR family transcriptional regulator: MTVMETTGTSTDSCAGPPHVERRPDGEDSYTISEVVAFTGLTAHTLRWYERIGLMPHIDRSHTGQRRYSNRDLDWLDLVGKLRLTGMPVADMVRYAELMREGEHTYGDRFELLEATRRDVIARIAELQDTLAVLDRKINFYATAGRAYEKEKAG; the protein is encoded by the coding sequence ATGACGGTGATGGAGACCACGGGTACCAGTACCGACAGCTGCGCGGGCCCGCCGCACGTCGAGCGGCGTCCGGACGGCGAGGACAGCTACACGATCAGCGAGGTCGTCGCCTTCACCGGCCTGACCGCGCACACCCTGCGCTGGTACGAGCGCATCGGCCTGATGCCGCACATCGACCGCTCGCACACCGGCCAGCGCCGCTACAGCAACCGCGACCTCGACTGGCTCGACCTCGTCGGCAAGCTCCGCCTGACCGGGATGCCGGTCGCCGACATGGTCCGCTACGCCGAGCTGATGCGCGAGGGCGAGCACACGTACGGCGACCGCTTCGAACTTCTGGAGGCGACCCGCAGGGACGTCATCGCCAGGATCGCCGAACTGCAGGACACCCTGGCCGTCCTGGACCGGAAGATCAACTTCTACGCCACGGCCGGCCGCGCCTACGAGAAGGAGAAGGCAGGATGA
- a CDS encoding GNAT family N-acetyltransferase — translation MSLVRRAAPDDAAELLRLRQVMIDSMPGSDPGTDWHAESLPTLRDRLASDDDFAAFVVDHPERPGALAALVVGTVDYRIGKAENPHGKAGFVFSVATDPDARRRGYARACMDELLQWFRERGAGQVLLTASPDAEPLYASLGFTRKPDPMMGLML, via the coding sequence ATGAGTCTCGTACGACGGGCCGCCCCCGACGACGCCGCCGAACTGCTCCGACTGCGCCAGGTGATGATCGACTCGATGCCGGGTTCGGACCCGGGCACGGACTGGCACGCCGAGTCCCTGCCGACGCTACGGGACCGGCTCGCCTCGGACGACGACTTCGCGGCCTTCGTCGTCGATCATCCGGAGCGGCCCGGGGCACTGGCGGCGCTGGTGGTCGGGACCGTCGACTACCGGATCGGGAAGGCGGAGAACCCGCACGGGAAGGCCGGGTTCGTCTTCAGCGTGGCCACCGACCCGGACGCGCGACGCCGCGGGTACGCGCGCGCGTGCATGGACGAACTCCTCCAGTGGTTCCGCGAACGCGGCGCCGGCCAGGTCCTCCTCACCGCCTCCCCCGACGCCGAGCCGCTCTACGCCTCCCTCGGCTTCACCCGCAAGCCCGACCCCATGATGGGGCTCATGCTCTGA
- a CDS encoding TetR family transcriptional regulator: MSATVNNGEENGMETLRERKKARTRDALLHAALELFTTKGYEQTTVDEITEAVDVSQRTFFRYFASKEEAAFFVPRLTETHFVTAVRARPPHEAPLEALRRAVLESWDTINEAIQQVVPLDLHMRTYRAIESTPALLAAHLRRQQELEEELARIVAEREGLGVDTDPRPRLVVAVFGGVMRVVERMWIAGDDLSIEAMRELTADYLDGVGPALAGNWRTSHAR, encoded by the coding sequence ATGTCGGCGACTGTCAACAATGGCGAGGAGAACGGCATGGAGACGTTGCGCGAGCGCAAGAAGGCCCGTACGCGGGACGCGCTGCTGCACGCCGCCCTCGAACTGTTCACGACCAAGGGCTACGAACAGACCACGGTCGACGAGATCACCGAGGCCGTCGACGTCTCGCAGCGCACCTTCTTCCGCTACTTCGCGAGCAAGGAGGAGGCCGCGTTCTTCGTGCCCCGGCTCACGGAGACGCACTTCGTGACGGCCGTCCGCGCCCGCCCGCCGCACGAGGCCCCGCTGGAGGCGCTGCGCCGGGCCGTGCTGGAGAGCTGGGACACCATCAACGAGGCGATCCAGCAGGTCGTACCGCTGGACCTGCACATGCGCACCTACCGCGCGATCGAGTCGACGCCCGCACTGCTCGCCGCGCATCTGCGGCGCCAGCAGGAGCTGGAGGAGGAGCTGGCGCGGATCGTCGCCGAACGCGAGGGGCTCGGCGTGGACACGGACCCCCGGCCACGCCTCGTGGTGGCCGTGTTCGGTGGGGTGATGCGGGTGGTGGAGCGGATGTGGATCGCGGGCGACGACCTCAGCATCGAGGCGATGCGCGAGCTGACCGCCGACTACCTCGACGGGGTGGGACCGGCCCTCGCCGGGAACTGGCGGACGAGTCACGCAAGGTGA
- a CDS encoding aldo/keto reductase, with protein MTDTTIPTARLGAAGPEVGVQGLGCMGMSFAYGPSDAKQSQAALDRAFDLGVTLYDTADAYGVGENERFLSPFFKAHRDRLVIATKFALSFPPGEPTRRVIRNDRPYIRQAVEASLRRLDIDVIDLYYMHRRDPAVPIEDTVGAMAELVAEGKVKHLGLSEITGAELRAAHAVHPIAAVQSEWSLFSRDVEISLVGAAADLGVAVVPYSPLGRGFLTGSFSNADQDLTEGDFRRTQPRFTGENAAANGVLLDPVRTVAEAHGASLGQIALAWVQQRAQVHGLPVIPIPGTTKPGRVEENTAATRIILTDDELSLLEPIAGKVAGDRYADMSFASSSRE; from the coding sequence ATGACCGACACCACGATCCCGACCGCACGGCTCGGCGCGGCCGGCCCCGAGGTCGGCGTCCAGGGCCTCGGCTGCATGGGCATGAGCTTCGCCTACGGCCCCTCGGACGCGAAGCAGTCACAGGCGGCCCTCGACCGCGCGTTCGACCTGGGCGTGACCCTGTACGACACGGCGGACGCGTACGGCGTCGGCGAGAACGAGCGGTTCCTGTCGCCGTTCTTCAAGGCGCACCGCGACCGGCTCGTCATCGCCACCAAGTTCGCCCTGTCGTTCCCGCCCGGCGAGCCCACCCGGCGCGTCATCCGCAACGACCGCCCGTACATCCGCCAGGCGGTGGAGGCGAGCCTGCGGCGCCTCGACATCGACGTCATCGACCTCTACTACATGCACCGCCGTGACCCGGCCGTCCCCATCGAGGACACCGTCGGCGCGATGGCGGAGCTGGTGGCCGAGGGCAAGGTGAAGCACCTCGGCCTGAGCGAGATCACGGGCGCCGAACTGCGGGCCGCCCACGCCGTCCACCCCATCGCCGCCGTCCAGTCGGAGTGGTCGCTCTTCAGCCGGGACGTCGAGATCAGCCTGGTGGGCGCCGCCGCCGACCTGGGCGTGGCGGTCGTACCGTACTCACCCCTCGGCCGCGGCTTCCTCACCGGTTCCTTCTCGAACGCCGACCAGGACCTGACAGAGGGCGACTTCCGTCGCACGCAGCCCCGCTTCACCGGTGAGAACGCGGCCGCCAACGGCGTGCTCCTGGACCCGGTACGGACGGTCGCCGAGGCACACGGAGCCTCCCTGGGCCAGATCGCCCTCGCCTGGGTCCAACAGCGCGCCCAGGTCCACGGCCTCCCGGTCATCCCCATCCCGGGCACGACCAAGCCGGGCCGCGTGGAGGAGAACACGGCGGCAACCAGGATCATCCTGACGGATGACGAGCTGTCCCTCCTGGAGCCGATCGCGGGCAAGGTGGCGGGAGACCGCTACGCGGACATGTCGTTCGCCTCTTCCAGCAGGGAGTAG
- a CDS encoding DUF4190 domain-containing protein, with amino-acid sequence MTGSGTRKTPRSRGRMGSGSGPDRATLGIIGLVCAIAGFFTLGIVLGPIAVVCGWLAMGRRWTGSRRAMALVALVLGAIDTLAAVMWTFF; translated from the coding sequence ATGACGGGCTCTGGAACGCGCAAAACCCCCCGCTCGCGTGGCCGCATGGGGTCAGGGAGCGGGCCGGACCGCGCGACGCTCGGCATCATCGGACTGGTCTGCGCGATCGCGGGCTTCTTCACCCTGGGAATCGTCCTGGGCCCGATCGCCGTGGTCTGCGGCTGGCTGGCCATGGGCCGCCGGTGGACGGGCTCACGCCGGGCGATGGCGCTGGTGGCCCTGGTCCTGGGAGCGATCGACACGTTGGCGGCGGTCATGTGGACGTTCTTCTGA
- a CDS encoding serine hydrolase domain-containing protein encodes MSLQSLALIENWPVPTAAAAVVRADGTVLGTHGPTDHRFPLASVTKPLAAYAALVAYEEGAIELDEPAGPPGSTVRHLLAHTSGLAFDEHRVTAPPGQRRLYSNAGFEQLGDHLAKATEIPFAEYLHQAVLDPLGMTSTTLEGANSPAKDGVSTVEDLLRFAAEVQSPRLLDPRTVAEAMTVQYPGTKGVLPGYGHQNPNDWGLGFEIRDSKSPHWTGSSSSPRTFGHFGQAGTFLWIDPAAGVGCVALTDRAFGPWAVEAWPPFTDAVLADL; translated from the coding sequence ATGTCCTTGCAGAGCCTCGCGCTGATCGAGAACTGGCCGGTACCGACCGCCGCGGCAGCCGTCGTACGAGCCGACGGGACCGTCCTCGGGACCCACGGCCCGACCGACCACCGCTTCCCGCTCGCCTCGGTCACCAAGCCGCTCGCGGCGTACGCGGCCCTCGTCGCGTACGAGGAGGGCGCGATCGAGCTGGACGAACCGGCGGGCCCGCCCGGCTCCACGGTCCGCCATCTCCTCGCCCACACCTCGGGGTTGGCCTTCGACGAACACCGCGTGACGGCCCCGCCCGGCCAGCGCCGCCTGTACTCGAACGCGGGCTTCGAGCAACTCGGCGACCACCTCGCGAAGGCGACGGAGATCCCGTTCGCGGAGTATCTGCACCAGGCGGTCCTCGACCCCCTGGGCATGACGTCGACCACCCTGGAAGGCGCCAACTCCCCGGCGAAGGACGGTGTTTCGACGGTCGAGGACCTCCTCCGCTTCGCCGCCGAGGTCCAGTCCCCCCGGCTCCTCGACCCCCGCACGGTCGCCGAGGCGATGACGGTTCAATACCCCGGCACCAAGGGCGTGTTGCCCGGCTACGGCCACCAGAACCCCAACGACTGGGGCCTCGGCTTCGAGATCCGCGACTCCAAGTCCCCGCACTGGACGGGGAGTTCGTCCTCCCCGCGCACGTTCGGGCACTTCGGGCAGGCCGGTACGTTCCTGTGGATCGACCCGGCGGCGGGCGTGGGGTGCGTGGCGCTGACGGACCGGGCGTTCGGGCCGTGGGCGGTCGAGGCGTGGCCGCCGTTCACGGACGCGGTACTCGCGGACCTCTAG
- a CDS encoding MFS transporter translates to MTSQTTISATGPGDKAPAAPSEPTPSTGLRGHPWFTLITVAVGVMMVALDGTIVAIANPAIQKDLGASFADVQWITNGYFLALAVSLITAGKLGDRFGHRQTFLIGVSGFALASGAIGLSHSIAFVVTFRVLQGLFGALLMPAALGLLRATFPAEKLNMAIGLWGMVIGASTAGGPILGGVLVEHVNWQSVFFINVPVGAIALVLGLLILRDHRAENAPRSFDILGIVLLSGAMFCLVWALIKAPTWGWGSGTTWAFLAVSVLGFALFAYWEQRVKEPLIPLGLFRSVPLSAGVVLMVLMAIAFMGGLFFVTFYLQNVHGMSPIDAGLHLLPLTGMMIVGSPLAGAAITKLGPRIPLAGGMAATAIAMFGMSTLDSNTGSGVMSIWFALLGLGLAPVMVGATEVIVGNAPMELSGVAGGLQQAAMQIGGSLGTAVLGAVMASRVDNDLAGNWADAGLPKLTQPQLDAAAEAVQVGVAPIAPNTPETIAAKITQVAHDTFISGMSLACLVAAGVAVVAVFVALLTKRGENAEAGAGAAHI, encoded by the coding sequence ATGACTAGTCAGACCACCATCAGCGCGACGGGGCCGGGGGACAAGGCACCAGCTGCCCCGTCCGAGCCGACGCCCTCCACGGGGCTGCGCGGCCACCCGTGGTTCACCCTCATAACCGTCGCCGTCGGCGTCATGATGGTGGCCCTCGACGGCACCATCGTCGCCATCGCCAACCCGGCCATCCAGAAGGACCTCGGCGCCAGTTTCGCCGACGTCCAGTGGATCACGAACGGCTACTTCCTCGCCCTCGCGGTCTCCCTCATCACCGCGGGCAAGCTCGGTGACCGCTTCGGCCACCGCCAGACCTTCCTGATCGGCGTGAGCGGCTTCGCCCTCGCGTCCGGCGCCATCGGCCTCTCGCACAGCATCGCGTTCGTCGTCACGTTCCGGGTGCTCCAGGGTCTGTTCGGCGCGCTGCTGATGCCGGCCGCGCTCGGTCTGCTGCGGGCCACCTTCCCGGCCGAGAAGCTCAACATGGCCATCGGCCTGTGGGGCATGGTCATCGGCGCCTCCACCGCGGGCGGCCCGATCCTCGGCGGTGTCCTCGTCGAGCACGTCAACTGGCAGTCGGTATTCTTCATCAACGTGCCGGTCGGCGCCATCGCGCTGGTCCTCGGCCTGCTGATCCTCCGCGACCACCGCGCCGAGAACGCGCCGCGCTCCTTCGACATCCTCGGCATCGTGCTGCTCTCCGGCGCGATGTTCTGCCTCGTCTGGGCCCTCATCAAGGCGCCGACCTGGGGCTGGGGCTCCGGCACGACCTGGGCGTTCCTCGCCGTGTCGGTGCTGGGCTTCGCGCTGTTCGCCTACTGGGAGCAGCGGGTGAAAGAACCCCTGATCCCGCTGGGCCTGTTCCGCTCGGTCCCGCTGTCCGCGGGCGTCGTCCTGATGGTCCTGATGGCGATCGCCTTCATGGGCGGCCTGTTCTTCGTCACGTTCTACCTCCAGAACGTGCACGGCATGAGCCCGATCGACGCCGGTCTCCACCTCCTCCCGCTCACCGGCATGATGATCGTCGGCTCCCCGCTCGCCGGCGCGGCGATCACCAAGCTCGGCCCGCGCATCCCGCTGGCGGGCGGCATGGCGGCCACCGCGATCGCCATGTTCGGCATGTCCACGCTGGACTCGAACACCGGCAGTGGCGTCATGTCGATCTGGTTCGCCCTGCTGGGCCTCGGCCTCGCCCCGGTGATGGTCGGCGCGACCGAGGTCATCGTGGGCAACGCGCCGATGGAGCTCTCCGGCGTCGCCGGCGGTCTCCAGCAGGCCGCGATGCAGATCGGCGGCAGCCTCGGTACGGCCGTCCTCGGCGCGGTGATGGCCTCCCGCGTCGACAACGACCTCGCCGGCAACTGGGCCGACGCGGGCCTGCCCAAGCTCACCCAGCCCCAACTCGACGCGGCCGCCGAGGCGGTCCAGGTCGGCGTGGCCCCGATCGCCCCGAACACCCCGGAGACGATCGCCGCGAAGATCACGCAGGTCGCCCACGACACGTTCATCTCCGGCATGAGCCTGGCCTGCCTCGTCGCGGCCGGTGTAGCGGTGGTGGCGGTCTTCGTGGCGCTCCTGACCAAGCGCGGCGAGAACGCGGAGGCGGGCGCGGGCGCGGCGCACATCTGA
- a CDS encoding DUF4429 domain-containing protein, whose amino-acid sequence MSRMGDVLAGFHAAWEFESDSVVIRYERGIRTPKLFQALGERRIPYEAIQAVTLAPGRRGTVVLRAEPRPGADPLMEAAAGQLKESCDPYRLVLPAERETLAEYYADELRARLKPDDEPAERFLVAAPEVPLRFKAYDGKASFDGKTVSFRWFWTGASSAKWKAGDQSFAVADLSGVEWRSPEVFEGHLRLLRGAESLLPVDQDPAAVVFGLGYGPVHESLPFAGAVLAAVRSGRSVAVVPVARRDPGDIAERIRHLGELHQSGLVTDEEFAVKKAELLAEL is encoded by the coding sequence ATGAGCCGCATGGGTGACGTACTGGCCGGATTTCATGCCGCCTGGGAGTTCGAGTCCGACTCCGTGGTCATCCGCTACGAACGTGGCATTCGAACACCCAAGCTATTTCAGGCGCTCGGTGAACGCCGGATCCCCTACGAGGCGATCCAGGCGGTGACGCTCGCCCCCGGCCGGCGCGGCACGGTCGTGCTCCGCGCGGAGCCCCGGCCGGGCGCCGATCCGCTGATGGAGGCGGCCGCGGGTCAGCTGAAGGAGAGCTGCGATCCCTATCGGCTGGTGCTGCCCGCCGAGCGCGAGACCCTCGCCGAGTACTACGCCGACGAGTTGCGTGCGCGGCTGAAGCCGGACGACGAGCCGGCGGAGCGGTTTCTCGTGGCCGCGCCCGAGGTGCCGTTGCGGTTCAAGGCGTACGACGGGAAGGCGTCCTTCGACGGCAAGACCGTGTCGTTCCGGTGGTTCTGGACGGGGGCGTCGTCCGCGAAGTGGAAGGCCGGCGACCAGAGTTTCGCGGTCGCCGACCTGAGCGGGGTCGAGTGGCGGTCACCCGAGGTTTTCGAGGGGCATCTACGGCTGTTGCGCGGGGCCGAGTCGCTTCTGCCCGTTGATCAGGATCCGGCGGCTGTGGTGTTCGGGCTGGGGTATGGGCCTGTGCACGAGTCTCTGCCGTTCGCGGGGGCGGTGCTTGCGGCGGTGCGGTCGGGGCGGTCTGTGGCTGTGGTGCCGGTCGCTCGGCGTGATCCTGGGGATATCGCCGAGCGGATCCGGCACCTGGGGGAGCTTCATCAGTCGGGGCTCGTGACGGATGAGGAATTTGCCGTGAAGAAGGCCGAGTTGTTGGCGGAGTTGTAG
- a CDS encoding ACP S-malonyltransferase, with the protein MLVLVAPGQGAQTPGFLTPWLDLPGVEDRLRALSAAADLDLVHYGTDADADEIRDTAVAQPLLVAAGLVSAAALGDVTPGAVAGHSVGEITAAVLAGVLDDTAALTLVRKRGLAMAEAAAITPTGMSALLGGDPDTTVAHLEKLGLTPANVNGAGQIVAAGTLEQLAALEADKPEGVRRVVALKVAGAFHTRHMGPAVDTLAKAAQELTPGDPTITYVSNKDGQAVATGAEVLERLVGQVANPVRWDLCMETFKELGVTALLELSPGGTLTGLAKRALPGVKTLALKTPDDLDAARELIAEHANA; encoded by the coding sequence GTGCTCGTACTCGTCGCTCCCGGCCAGGGCGCCCAGACGCCCGGCTTCCTGACCCCCTGGCTCGACCTCCCCGGTGTCGAGGACCGTCTGCGTGCCCTCTCGGCCGCCGCCGACCTCGACCTGGTGCACTACGGCACCGACGCCGACGCGGACGAGATCCGTGACACCGCCGTCGCCCAGCCGCTGCTCGTCGCCGCCGGACTGGTCTCCGCAGCCGCCCTCGGCGACGTGACGCCGGGTGCTGTCGCCGGTCACAGCGTCGGCGAGATCACCGCCGCCGTCCTCGCGGGCGTCCTGGACGACACCGCCGCCCTGACCCTCGTACGCAAGCGCGGTCTGGCGATGGCCGAGGCCGCCGCGATCACCCCGACCGGGATGTCCGCGCTGCTCGGCGGCGACCCGGACACCACGGTCGCGCACCTGGAGAAGCTGGGCCTGACCCCGGCGAACGTGAACGGCGCGGGCCAGATCGTGGCCGCCGGCACGCTGGAGCAGCTCGCCGCCCTGGAGGCCGACAAGCCCGAGGGCGTGCGACGGGTCGTGGCGCTGAAGGTGGCCGGCGCGTTCCACACGCGGCACATGGGCCCGGCGGTCGACACGCTCGCCAAGGCCGCGCAGGAACTGACGCCCGGCGACCCGACGATCACGTACGTCTCGAACAAGGACGGCCAGGCCGTCGCCACCGGTGCCGAGGTGCTGGAGCGGCTGGTCGGCCAGGTCGCCAACCCGGTCCGCTGGGACCTGTGCATGGAGACCTTCAAGGAGCTCGGCGTCACCGCGCTCCTGGAGCTGTCCCCCGGCGGCACCCTGACCGGCCTCGCCAAGCGCGCCCTGCCCGGCGTGAAGACGCTGGCCCTGAAGACCCCGGACGACCTCGACGCGGCCCGCGAGCTCATCGCCGAGCACGCCAACGCCTGA
- a CDS encoding pirin family protein yields the protein MDVRRSAERYPGGDPQAGIQSWHAFSFGPHYDPDNLRFGAVIACNEERLAPGAGFDEHPHSHTEIITWVVEGELSHRDSTGHLTRVRPGDVQRLSTGDGVRHVERNDSDSPLTFVQMWLAPMEPGGEPSYGIVHGIADSTPYAVPEAGAMLHVRRLTPGERTAVPDAVHVYVHVVRGEVSLGGEKLGPGDAARITDARDLVVEAATGAELLMWEMT from the coding sequence ATGGACGTACGGCGTTCCGCCGAGCGCTACCCAGGGGGTGACCCGCAGGCCGGGATCCAGTCCTGGCATGCCTTTTCCTTCGGGCCGCACTACGACCCGGACAACCTGCGGTTCGGCGCGGTCATCGCCTGCAACGAGGAACGGCTCGCGCCCGGCGCGGGGTTCGACGAACACCCGCACAGCCACACGGAGATCATCACCTGGGTCGTGGAGGGGGAGTTGAGCCACCGGGACTCCACGGGACACCTGACCCGGGTCCGGCCCGGTGACGTCCAGCGGCTCAGTACGGGGGACGGGGTCCGGCACGTCGAGCGCAACGACAGCGACTCGCCCCTGACCTTCGTGCAGATGTGGCTCGCCCCCATGGAACCCGGCGGCGAACCGTCGTACGGGATCGTCCACGGCATCGCCGACTCCACGCCGTACGCGGTGCCGGAGGCCGGCGCGATGCTGCACGTGCGACGGCTCACGCCGGGTGAGCGTACGGCCGTACCCGACGCGGTGCATGTGTACGTGCATGTCGTGCGCGGTGAAGTGAGCCTGGGCGGGGAGAAGTTGGGGCCGGGGGACGCGGCGCGGATCACGGACGCGCGGGATCTGGTGGTGGAGGCGGCCACCGGGGCCGAGTTGCTGATGTGGGAGATGACCTAG
- a CDS encoding alpha/beta hydrolase: MTSFDSSPTLNAWRALAALAVVFVMLATTGWTAVRSHPGKTALQTSLSAWEHGRIDGRELPDPDASPTRLARFFASLTAQQRTRLAHRYPLAVGNMNGAPVTLRYRANHIALDQQREVEKKRMHDNRLTPLGQQEAGRLMHRFEALTAEGRHILAFDPEGSGRIAEVFGDLDTAQRVSVIVPGVDTDLLTFQKTSKDYSAPVGMAQNLYAAENTAKSATDTTGTRTAVIAWADYTSPGGLGIDSATAGRAEAGAVRLNALVRALPGTSQVALFCHSYGSVVCGVAAHELPARVTDIAVAGSPGMRTSSASHLHTLARVWAMRDADDWIQDVPYMELGGLGHGEDPVSNAFGARVLSAKDAEGHTGYFAAGTDSLTNFADIGVGAYRSVTCAHEGDTCREGLSGASAAGRA, translated from the coding sequence GTGACTTCCTTCGACTCCTCCCCCACGCTGAACGCCTGGCGCGCACTGGCCGCGCTGGCCGTGGTGTTCGTGATGCTGGCGACCACCGGTTGGACCGCGGTCCGCAGCCACCCAGGGAAAACGGCGCTCCAGACCTCGCTCTCCGCGTGGGAGCACGGCCGGATCGACGGGCGCGAGCTGCCCGACCCGGACGCGTCCCCGACCCGGCTGGCCCGCTTCTTCGCCTCGCTCACCGCGCAGCAGCGGACGCGTCTGGCGCACCGCTACCCGCTCGCGGTCGGCAACATGAACGGCGCCCCGGTCACGCTGCGCTACCGCGCCAACCACATCGCCCTCGACCAGCAGCGCGAGGTCGAGAAGAAGCGCATGCACGACAACCGCCTCACGCCGCTGGGCCAGCAGGAGGCGGGCCGCCTCATGCACCGCTTCGAGGCGCTGACGGCCGAGGGCCGCCACATCCTGGCCTTCGACCCCGAGGGTTCGGGCCGGATCGCCGAGGTCTTCGGCGACCTGGACACCGCGCAGCGCGTCTCGGTCATCGTCCCCGGCGTCGACACCGACCTGCTCACCTTCCAGAAGACGAGCAAGGACTACTCGGCACCGGTCGGCATGGCGCAGAACCTGTACGCGGCCGAGAACACGGCGAAGTCCGCGACGGACACGACCGGCACGCGTACGGCGGTCATCGCCTGGGCCGACTACACCTCCCCCGGCGGCCTCGGCATCGACTCGGCCACCGCGGGACGCGCCGAGGCAGGCGCCGTACGACTGAACGCACTGGTACGGGCGTTGCCCGGGACCTCGCAGGTCGCCCTGTTCTGCCACAGCTACGGCTCGGTGGTGTGCGGGGTCGCCGCGCACGAGCTGCCGGCCCGGGTGACCGACATCGCGGTGGCCGGCAGCCCCGGCATGCGGACTTCGAGCGCCTCCCACCTGCACACGCTCGCGCGGGTGTGGGCGATGCGGGACGCCGACGACTGGATCCAGGACGTGCCGTACATGGAACTCGGCGGCCTCGGGCACGGCGAGGACCCGGTGTCGAACGCCTTCGGCGCGCGCGTGCTGTCCGCGAAGGACGCGGAGGGCCACACCGGTTACTTCGCCGCGGGCACCGACAGCCTCACCAACTTCGCCGACATCGGAGTTGGCGCGTACCGCTCGGTGACGTGCGCGCACGAAGGTGACACCTGCCGAGAGGGTTTGTCCGGCGCCTCGGCCGCCGGACGCGCGTAG